The following are encoded together in the Falsiruegeria litorea R37 genome:
- a CDS encoding ABC transporter substrate-binding protein, which produces MSLASRFALAALVALAPALPSSAQQGSLPISTGFGPNAEVPDPRAGYNGWMSNQTGVTETLMGIDYDLNLYPRLAAGIEQASPTTWRVTLRDGVTFHDGAPVTAQAVIDAISAISQEGHTGHNKRVDKLLDLAGMSADGDAVVVFETNSPNAAFPWTLSEPAIAIIGAASDAYPINATGPFVFREAIPEQLYRAEANAVYRLGTPRLEEVRVVVAGDPASAALAFEAGEVDMVINYPETDFDRIKETGALGFSAPTARLYFYTVNAASGPMANPLVRQAVSVAIDLQGIVDAVLSGVGGVPAGTMFPPGKGWAADIPAPYDMAKAEALLAEAGAVKEGGQWMLDGEPLEIDIVTYSSRAALPPTAELTQAFLQAIGVKANVRVGEYGASNDAIANGDADMFLQAWVMTPQGDPGAVLETLLKSDGGSNAGRYANSDLDKLLADGRLTFEQDKREAIYDKAQEIIASEAALIPVFHVSQVNVARPGLPGYAVHGNHHLVWRFSALLSSCLGHAGAPICVQPGVATASIGYGAGQCAES; this is translated from the coding sequence ATGTCCCTAGCCTCTCGTTTCGCGCTTGCAGCCCTCGTGGCACTTGCGCCCGCACTACCCAGCTCAGCGCAACAAGGAAGCTTGCCAATTTCAACCGGATTTGGCCCAAATGCCGAAGTTCCCGACCCGCGCGCAGGCTACAATGGCTGGATGTCGAACCAGACCGGCGTGACCGAGACGTTGATGGGCATCGACTATGATCTGAACCTGTACCCCCGCCTCGCGGCCGGGATCGAACAAGCCTCGCCCACCACCTGGCGCGTGACCCTGCGCGACGGGGTGACCTTCCACGATGGCGCGCCCGTGACGGCCCAGGCGGTGATCGACGCGATTTCCGCGATCTCGCAAGAGGGTCACACAGGACACAACAAACGCGTGGACAAACTGCTGGATCTGGCAGGCATGTCGGCAGATGGCGACGCTGTGGTGGTGTTTGAGACCAACAGCCCCAACGCCGCCTTCCCCTGGACCCTGTCAGAACCCGCAATCGCCATCATCGGCGCGGCCTCTGACGCCTATCCGATCAACGCAACCGGTCCGTTTGTGTTCCGCGAAGCGATCCCCGAGCAGCTTTACCGTGCCGAAGCCAACGCCGTCTATCGTCTGGGCACCCCCCGCCTGGAAGAGGTTCGCGTCGTTGTCGCGGGGGATCCGGCCTCTGCCGCATTGGCTTTTGAGGCTGGTGAAGTGGACATGGTGATCAACTATCCCGAAACCGACTTCGACCGGATCAAGGAAACCGGTGCGCTTGGCTTTTCCGCCCCGACCGCGCGTCTGTATTTCTACACCGTGAATGCGGCCAGCGGCCCGATGGCAAACCCGCTTGTCCGCCAGGCCGTGTCGGTTGCGATTGACCTTCAGGGTATTGTCGACGCGGTGCTGTCCGGTGTTGGTGGCGTTCCCGCAGGCACCATGTTCCCCCCGGGCAAAGGCTGGGCCGCTGACATTCCCGCGCCCTATGACATGGCCAAGGCCGAGGCCCTGCTGGCCGAGGCTGGCGCCGTCAAAGAAGGAGGCCAATGGATGCTGGATGGCGAGCCGCTTGAGATTGACATCGTCACCTACTCCTCGCGCGCGGCCCTGCCCCCCACGGCCGAGCTGACGCAAGCGTTTCTGCAGGCCATCGGCGTCAAAGCCAATGTTCGGGTCGGTGAATATGGCGCCAGCAACGATGCCATTGCCAACGGGGATGCGGACATGTTCTTGCAGGCCTGGGTTATGACCCCGCAGGGCGATCCCGGCGCAGTACTGGAAACGCTGTTGAAATCTGACGGTGGATCGAACGCTGGTCGCTATGCGAATTCTGATCTCGACAAGCTCTTGGCCGATGGTCGCCTGACCTTCGAACAGGACAAACGCGAGGCGATTTATGACAAAGCCCAAGAAATCATCGCGTCCGAGGCGGCCCTGATCCCCGTGTTCCACGTCAGCCAGGTCAACGTCGCACGCCCCGGTCTGCCCGGCTATGCCGTGCATGGGAACCATCACCTGGTCTGGCGCTTCAGTGCGCTCCTGTCATCCTGCCTTGGTCATGCAGGAGCCCCGATCTGCGTTCAACCCGGTGTTGCCACTGCATCAATCGGATATGGAGCCGGTCAATGCGCGGAAAGTTAA
- a CDS encoding NAD(P)/FAD-dependent oxidoreductase gives MPAPQEMRSRWALDRPTPMERHRILDPKPNASIVKTTLERSQTLLPALQGAKVLTSWAGFIDSTPDGVSVIDLSDTLPGFLLAAGFSGHGFGIGPAADHLVADLLTGATPIVDPTQFRLSRLRASSWGKVAEF, from the coding sequence ATGCCTGCTCCGCAGGAGATGCGCAGCCGATGGGCCCTGGATCGCCCCACACCGATGGAACGGCACCGCATTCTGGACCCGAAACCCAATGCCTCCATTGTAAAAACCACCCTAGAGCGCAGTCAAACCCTGCTGCCCGCTTTGCAAGGTGCCAAAGTCCTGACCAGTTGGGCCGGGTTCATCGACAGCACCCCAGATGGCGTATCCGTGATTGACCTGTCAGACACCCTACCCGGTTTCCTGTTGGCAGCGGGCTTTAGCGGTCATGGGTTTGGCATTGGTCCCGCAGCAGACCATCTGGTTGCTGATTTGCTTACCGGCGCCACGCCGATTGTTGATCCCACGCAGTTCCGCTTGTCGCGCTTGCGTGCGTCTTCCTGGGGCAAGGTCGCCGAGTTTTAA
- a CDS encoding SDR family NAD(P)-dependent oxidoreductase, which produces MRLVGKRAFVTGGKQGIGRGIVEAFVAEGATVITCGRSPRPDELPESVTWYTLDVSDPEAVARVALTIGGLDILVNNAGVQVEKTVTESSDADWDLVMGVNARGVFNCCRAFIPEMSQGGSIINIGSISGKVADPSMALYNASKAFVHGLTRSIAVDHGPAVRCNAVCPGWIETGMLEAGFALARDPVRARADAVNRHSVKRFGTPADIAAMCLWLASDDSSFASGQLFTVDGGMTAASPLNPGLF; this is translated from the coding sequence ATGCGGTTGGTCGGCAAACGCGCCTTTGTAACAGGCGGCAAGCAGGGTATTGGGCGTGGCATCGTTGAGGCGTTTGTAGCAGAAGGCGCGACAGTCATCACCTGTGGGCGCAGCCCTCGGCCAGACGAATTGCCGGAAAGCGTGACTTGGTACACGTTGGATGTCTCAGATCCCGAAGCGGTGGCTCGGGTCGCCTTGACGATTGGGGGTTTAGACATTCTGGTCAATAACGCCGGTGTTCAGGTCGAAAAAACCGTCACCGAAAGTTCCGACGCCGATTGGGACTTGGTGATGGGCGTAAATGCCCGAGGCGTTTTCAACTGTTGCCGCGCTTTCATTCCCGAAATGTCCCAGGGTGGCTCGATCATCAATATCGGGTCGATCTCGGGCAAGGTCGCAGATCCATCGATGGCGCTCTATAATGCGTCAAAGGCTTTTGTGCATGGGCTCACGCGCTCTATCGCGGTAGACCATGGGCCCGCGGTACGTTGCAATGCGGTTTGCCCGGGTTGGATCGAGACAGGCATGCTGGAGGCGGGGTTCGCACTTGCCCGCGATCCGGTCAGGGCCAGGGCAGATGCAGTGAACCGACATTCAGTCAAGCGTTTTGGCACACCTGCAGATATTGCTGCGATGTGCCTTTGGTTGGCGTCTGACGACTCTTCTTTTGCCAGCGGTCAGTTGTTCACTGTAGACGGAGGGATGACAGCTGCCTCCCCCCTTAATCCGGGATTGTTTTGA
- a CDS encoding GNAT family N-acetyltransferase, producing MADFELMHFQEGHLLSATALSEAIGWPHRQSDWKMLLAFSTGVVAKRNGQVAGTALRSDFGPDLASIHMVIASPDARGRGLGRALMTSLLGATDRNIRLVSTRSGRPLYEKLGFQDVARLVQHQGTLTAAPEAIGAQDAQPRDLDSIRRLESQSYGGDRSALIEWLAENGELAVMRSRSDVTGFAGCRRFGRGYVIGPVVAQDVQDTKTLIAHHLKGLVGQFVRLDIVRNVDLTPWLADAGLFMTNQSPVMERGTIPAAPDRMAVFSQGLG from the coding sequence ATGGCCGATTTCGAACTCATGCATTTTCAAGAAGGCCACCTGCTTTCCGCTACAGCTCTTTCGGAAGCCATTGGATGGCCCCACAGGCAATCCGACTGGAAAATGCTGCTGGCCTTTTCAACCGGGGTTGTCGCCAAACGGAATGGTCAGGTTGCCGGGACGGCGTTGCGTTCTGATTTCGGCCCTGACCTGGCCAGCATCCATATGGTGATCGCATCCCCGGACGCCCGAGGTCGGGGATTGGGGCGCGCCTTGATGACCTCACTTCTGGGAGCAACAGATCGCAACATCAGGCTGGTCTCGACCCGTTCGGGCCGACCTTTGTATGAAAAGCTTGGGTTTCAGGACGTAGCGCGACTGGTCCAACATCAAGGAACCCTTACAGCTGCGCCAGAGGCCATCGGCGCCCAGGACGCGCAACCCAGGGATCTGGACAGCATTCGCCGATTGGAAAGCCAAAGCTATGGCGGCGACAGGTCGGCATTGATTGAATGGCTTGCCGAGAATGGTGAACTGGCCGTGATGCGAAGCAGGAGCGACGTTACCGGCTTTGCCGGGTGTCGTCGCTTTGGCCGGGGGTATGTGATCGGGCCAGTGGTGGCACAAGACGTACAAGACACTAAAACCTTGATCGCGCACCACCTGAAGGGGTTGGTCGGGCAATTTGTGCGCCTCGACATCGTTCGCAACGTCGACCTTACCCCTTGGCTGGCGGATGCGGGCCTGTTCATGACGAACCAATCCCCCGTGATGGAGCGCGGAACAATCCCGGCCGCCCCTGACAGAATGGCCGTGTTCAGCCAAGGTCTGGGGTAG
- the glpX gene encoding class II fructose-bisphosphatase, protein MSASASQIDFDDRMLSLGLARVAEQAALASASLVGRGDEKAADQAAVNAMREQLNKLDIAGVVVIGEGERDEAPMLYIGEEVGTGNGPGVDIALDPLEGTTLTAKDMPNALTVIAMGPRGSMLHAPDTYMDKLAIGPGFEPGVVSLDMSPRERVEALAKAKGCAPSDITVCILERPRHEAMIAEVRETGAAIRLITDGDVAGVMHCAESEITGIDMYMGSGGAPEGVLAAAALKCMGGQIFGRLLFRNDDERGRAAKAGITDFDRVYSRDEMVTADVIFAATGVTGGSLLPAIKRQPGWVETTTLLMRSKTGSVRRMSYRTPLSSHEA, encoded by the coding sequence ATGAGCGCTTCGGCATCCCAAATCGATTTTGACGACCGTATGCTGTCGCTGGGTCTGGCCCGCGTCGCGGAACAGGCCGCGCTGGCTTCGGCCTCGCTGGTGGGTCGCGGTGACGAAAAGGCCGCCGACCAAGCCGCCGTCAACGCCATGCGCGAGCAGCTCAACAAGCTGGATATCGCGGGCGTCGTCGTGATCGGCGAAGGCGAGCGGGATGAGGCGCCCATGCTCTACATCGGCGAAGAAGTGGGCACCGGCAATGGCCCCGGCGTCGACATTGCGCTGGACCCGCTCGAGGGCACCACGCTGACCGCCAAGGACATGCCAAACGCCCTGACCGTGATCGCCATGGGCCCGCGCGGCTCGATGCTGCACGCGCCTGATACGTATATGGACAAGCTGGCCATCGGTCCGGGTTTTGAACCCGGCGTAGTCTCGCTGGATATGAGCCCACGTGAGCGCGTTGAGGCACTGGCCAAGGCCAAGGGCTGCGCGCCCTCCGACATCACCGTCTGCATTCTGGAGCGTCCCCGTCACGAGGCGATGATTGCCGAAGTCCGCGAAACCGGTGCCGCCATCCGCCTGATCACCGATGGGGACGTCGCAGGCGTCATGCACTGCGCCGAAAGCGAAATCACTGGCATCGACATGTACATGGGTTCGGGCGGCGCGCCCGAGGGTGTGCTGGCGGCAGCTGCGCTGAAATGCATGGGCGGTCAGATCTTTGGCCGCCTGCTGTTCCGCAACGATGACGAACGCGGCCGTGCGGCAAAGGCCGGTATCACCGATTTCGACCGCGTCTATTCGCGCGACGAGATGGTGACAGCCGACGTGATCTTTGCCGCAACCGGCGTGACCGGCGGCTCGCTCCTGCCCGCGATCAAGCGCCAGCCGGGCTGGGTTGAGACCACCACGTTGCTGATGCGCTCGAAAACCGGTTCCGTGCGTCGCATGAGCTATCGCACGCCGCTGTCCTCGCACGAGGCATAA
- a CDS encoding GlxA family transcriptional regulator — MTQPIDRKLDIIILVSPHFNVSATTSFVDPFRVANYLIGSSIFSWTYVSETGGPVESSSGLVVETAPLADVVALTPWLVVVSTSWTPERHGTTQFKMALQKWAAGGVIVGGLDTGAIVLASAGLLRGKTATVHYEHIDALSEIAHDTIVSENMIVFDGKFFTCCGGSAATDLGLRFVHSVAGESIANASARYLFHHDVRGEDQSQNPKGAEPLGYVTSGVVREAIDMMEAHLETTLSIPEISARLDVSQRHLNRLFRQYVRKSPVEYYRDIRLDRARGLVTQTELKFSEIAQASGFGGQVHFSRAYRKRFGLAPSADRIEGRTPFEFRAWPMFKPDIKSEGVE; from the coding sequence ATGACACAGCCAATCGACCGCAAACTAGACATCATCATTTTGGTCAGCCCACATTTCAATGTATCGGCAACGACATCCTTTGTGGACCCATTCAGGGTTGCGAACTACCTGATAGGGTCTTCTATTTTTTCTTGGACTTATGTTTCTGAAACTGGGGGCCCAGTTGAATCCAGCAGCGGTCTTGTGGTTGAGACGGCCCCTTTGGCCGACGTTGTCGCGCTTACCCCCTGGCTGGTAGTCGTAAGCACAAGTTGGACACCTGAACGCCACGGCACCACCCAGTTCAAGATGGCCCTTCAGAAATGGGCGGCCGGCGGTGTTATTGTTGGGGGGCTGGACACCGGTGCGATCGTTCTTGCAAGTGCTGGACTGCTCAGAGGCAAGACTGCAACGGTGCATTACGAACATATTGATGCTCTCTCGGAAATCGCCCATGACACCATCGTTTCAGAGAACATGATTGTCTTTGACGGCAAATTCTTCACCTGTTGCGGTGGATCAGCCGCAACTGATCTAGGGTTGCGTTTTGTGCATTCCGTCGCGGGCGAAAGCATCGCCAACGCGTCTGCGCGATACCTGTTTCATCACGATGTGCGCGGCGAAGACCAATCCCAGAACCCCAAAGGCGCCGAACCGTTGGGGTATGTCACCTCTGGGGTGGTAAGAGAGGCGATCGACATGATGGAAGCACATTTGGAAACCACTTTGTCGATCCCGGAAATCTCAGCGCGACTTGATGTTTCGCAGCGACACCTAAACAGGTTGTTTCGGCAGTATGTCCGCAAATCGCCGGTCGAATACTACCGTGATATTCGCCTTGATCGCGCGCGCGGACTGGTGACCCAAACCGAGCTGAAATTCAGCGAGATTGCACAGGCTTCGGGGTTTGGCGGGCAGGTCCATTTCAGTCGGGCCTACCGCAAACGATTTGGCCTGGCCCCAAGCGCCGATCGCATCGAAGGGCGCACACCATTCGAGTTTCGCGCCTGGCCAATGTTCAAACCGGACATCAAGTCCGAAGGTGTTGAATAG
- a CDS encoding 3-hydroxyacyl-CoA dehydrogenase NAD-binding domain-containing protein: protein MSEIERTAILGAGVIGSSWAALFLASGRSVTVFDPDPNTEASVRAYIEKAWPTLDELNLTDRATPDAISFVSTAEVAVQGAQFIQENVPERLPVKHSIYAQIEPALNADAIVSSSTSGLTLEALQAGWRDPSNLILGHPFNPPHLIPLVELTANGATGSDVLNRTERFYKDIGKVTIRINKGMPGHVANRLQAAVWREAVHMAVEGVASVEDIDKAMWAGPGLRWAAMGPTTLFHLGAGDGGLQAFCDHFKDTFNGWWDDLGDPRLDEEVIRKLVDGVAEHAQGQSVEELSMQRDKMLTAMQKAIQHLRT from the coding sequence ATGTCAGAAATCGAAAGAACCGCCATCCTTGGTGCTGGTGTCATCGGATCAAGCTGGGCTGCCCTGTTTCTCGCCTCGGGGCGAAGCGTGACCGTCTTTGACCCAGATCCGAATACGGAAGCATCCGTGCGGGCATACATAGAAAAAGCCTGGCCGACCTTGGATGAGCTAAATCTTACAGACAGGGCCACACCTGACGCCATATCTTTCGTTTCAACGGCCGAGGTGGCTGTTCAAGGGGCTCAATTCATTCAGGAAAATGTGCCCGAGAGGTTGCCTGTTAAACATTCGATCTATGCCCAAATCGAGCCCGCGTTGAATGCCGACGCTATTGTCTCGAGCTCGACTTCGGGCCTGACACTTGAAGCTTTGCAAGCGGGATGGCGCGATCCGAGCAACCTGATCCTAGGTCACCCATTCAACCCGCCCCACCTCATACCGCTCGTCGAATTGACAGCGAACGGCGCAACCGGATCGGATGTTTTGAACCGCACAGAGAGGTTCTACAAAGACATAGGCAAAGTCACGATCCGCATCAACAAGGGCATGCCCGGGCATGTCGCAAACAGACTGCAAGCGGCAGTTTGGCGCGAGGCCGTGCATATGGCGGTCGAAGGTGTAGCCAGCGTCGAAGACATAGACAAAGCGATGTGGGCGGGCCCTGGGCTGCGGTGGGCTGCTATGGGACCAACGACCCTTTTCCACCTAGGTGCGGGGGATGGTGGCCTGCAGGCGTTCTGCGACCATTTCAAGGACACATTCAACGGTTGGTGGGATGATTTGGGTGACCCTCGTCTGGATGAAGAGGTGATCCGGAAACTTGTGGATGGCGTTGCGGAACATGCGCAGGGGCAAAGTGTCGAAGAGCTGTCAATGCAACGCGACAAGATGTTGACCGCGATGCAAAAAGCTATTCAACACCTTCGGACTTGA
- the recJ gene encoding single-stranded-DNA-specific exonuclease RecJ: MSYLGVSTSLTGRQWVGPSIEVERAAEMMAQSSDLPASVCQVLARRGVPAMEAKGFLAPTLKELLPDPRSMKDMEVAAARFLQAVRDRERIAVFADYDVDGGSSAALLIVWLREIGLQATLYVPDRIDEGYGPNVPAMQALARDHDLIICVDCGTLSHEPIAAAKGADVIVLDHHLGGETLPDCVAVVNPNRQDESGDLGYFCAAGVVFLMLVEAGRQMRDAGATGPNLMAMLDLVALATVADVAPLIEANRALVRQGLKVMAQRQRPGLVALADVSRMDAQPSTYHLGFLLGPRVNAGGRIGKADLGARLLSTDSMVEAEAMAERLDELNRERRDIENAVRAAAMEQAEERGLEAPLVWAAGEGWHPGVVGIVSSRLKEAANRPAVVIGFDGDEGKGSGRSVSGVDLGASIQRLAAEGLLVKGGGHKMAAGLTVMRDQLEPAMERLSELLAKQGAGQGGPADLKLDGMLMPGAATVDLIEQIEQAGPFGAGAPAPRYALPDLSIRFAKRVGESHLKLSLSDGLSGGIDAIAFGAFDTAMGDRLLNHGGARFHFAGRLEINTWGGRQSAQLRLDDAAEA; encoded by the coding sequence ATGAGCTATCTGGGTGTATCCACGTCACTGACGGGTCGGCAATGGGTCGGCCCCTCGATTGAGGTTGAACGCGCAGCCGAGATGATGGCGCAATCGAGCGATCTGCCCGCCTCGGTCTGTCAGGTGCTGGCCCGCCGCGGCGTTCCCGCGATGGAGGCCAAAGGGTTTCTGGCCCCCACCCTGAAAGAGCTGCTGCCCGACCCCCGTTCGATGAAAGACATGGAAGTCGCGGCCGCGCGATTCTTGCAAGCGGTCCGCGACCGCGAACGGATCGCGGTTTTTGCCGACTACGACGTCGATGGCGGCAGTTCCGCCGCGCTTTTGATCGTTTGGCTGCGAGAAATAGGCTTGCAGGCAACGCTTTATGTGCCCGACCGCATCGACGAGGGCTATGGCCCAAATGTGCCCGCAATGCAGGCTTTGGCGCGCGATCATGACCTGATCATCTGCGTTGACTGCGGCACGCTCAGCCACGAACCGATTGCAGCGGCCAAGGGGGCTGATGTGATCGTTCTGGACCACCACCTGGGCGGGGAAACGCTGCCGGATTGCGTCGCCGTGGTGAACCCCAACCGCCAGGATGAAAGCGGCGATCTTGGCTATTTCTGTGCTGCTGGCGTGGTGTTCCTGATGTTGGTCGAAGCGGGCCGTCAGATGCGCGATGCCGGAGCCACGGGGCCGAACCTGATGGCAATGCTGGATCTGGTCGCTTTGGCCACGGTGGCCGACGTGGCGCCGCTGATCGAGGCGAACCGGGCGTTGGTGCGTCAGGGATTGAAGGTCATGGCACAGCGTCAACGCCCCGGTTTGGTGGCGCTTGCGGATGTCTCGCGCATGGATGCGCAGCCTTCGACCTATCACTTGGGGTTCCTGCTGGGGCCCCGCGTCAACGCAGGCGGACGTATCGGCAAAGCTGATCTGGGGGCGCGGCTCCTCAGCACGGATTCGATGGTCGAGGCCGAAGCCATGGCCGAGCGGCTGGACGAGTTGAACCGCGAGCGCCGCGACATCGAAAACGCCGTGCGCGCCGCTGCGATGGAGCAGGCCGAAGAGCGTGGACTTGAGGCGCCACTGGTCTGGGCCGCAGGTGAAGGCTGGCACCCCGGCGTCGTGGGCATCGTCAGCTCGCGCCTGAAGGAAGCCGCGAACAGGCCGGCTGTCGTCATCGGCTTTGACGGGGATGAGGGCAAAGGTTCGGGGCGGTCCGTGTCCGGTGTTGATCTGGGCGCCTCGATCCAGCGATTGGCGGCCGAGGGTCTGCTGGTCAAGGGCGGCGGTCACAAGATGGCGGCTGGCCTGACCGTGATGCGCGATCAATTGGAACCGGCCATGGAACGGCTGAGCGAGCTGCTTGCAAAACAGGGCGCGGGCCAAGGAGGGCCTGCGGACCTGAAGCTGGACGGGATGTTGATGCCCGGCGCGGCCACCGTTGATCTGATCGAACAAATCGAACAGGCTGGCCCCTTTGGCGCAGGTGCCCCTGCCCCGCGCTATGCCCTGCCGGACCTAAGTATCCGTTTCGCCAAACGCGTGGGTGAGTCGCATCTCAAGCTGTCGCTGTCAGACGGGTTGTCGGGTGGCATCGACGCCATTGCCTTTGGCGCATTTGACACTGCCATGGGTGACCGTCTGCTCAACCACGGCGGCGCGCGCTTTCACTTTGCCGGGCGGCTCGAGATCAACACCTGGGGAGGGAGACAGTCGGCACAATTGCGCCTGGACGATGCAGCCGAAGCATAA
- a CDS encoding ABC transporter permease — MERPWRPGSLLDRFAVALASLGAAIPAYWLGLFLILLFAVHLAWLPAMGARTSAHLVLPALTLGLGVAASLTRIIRSGLLEARGQPFLPAIRCRGVSKRHIEQNHVALHAIIPVITVFGLELAFLLEGAVMVEVIFGRPGLGGFLVHAIEARDFPKVQAVVLLTAVLFVTVNLITDLIYQLVDPRMGVRDA; from the coding sequence ATGGAACGCCCCTGGCGACCCGGCAGCCTGCTGGATCGATTTGCCGTTGCGCTGGCCTCGCTTGGAGCTGCGATCCCAGCCTATTGGCTGGGCCTGTTTCTGATCCTGCTCTTTGCCGTGCATCTGGCTTGGCTTCCCGCGATGGGGGCCCGCACCAGCGCACATCTCGTGCTGCCTGCTCTGACCCTTGGGCTTGGTGTCGCCGCCTCTCTGACCCGGATTATACGTTCAGGCCTTCTTGAGGCACGCGGCCAACCGTTCCTGCCTGCGATCCGGTGCCGTGGTGTTTCGAAACGGCACATCGAACAAAACCACGTAGCCCTTCACGCCATCATCCCCGTGATCACCGTTTTTGGACTTGAGCTGGCGTTTCTTCTCGAAGGCGCGGTCATGGTCGAGGTCATCTTTGGCCGCCCCGGATTGGGTGGCTTTCTGGTTCACGCGATCGAGGCACGTGATTTTCCCAAGGTGCAGGCCGTTGTTCTGCTGACCGCAGTGCTGTTTGTGACCGTCAATCTGATAACCGATTTGATCTATCAGTTGGTTGATCCAAGGATGGGAGTGCGTGATGCGTAG
- a CDS encoding ABC transporter permease, producing the protein MRSVFVLAGALVLLALIGPSLAPQDPTAIDIPNRLSAPSAEWPLGTGALGRDVLSRLLYGAQWSLGLAFLVSVIGLTIGTIAGLTAANGGKALDWGIMRTTDAFLALPELVAAVVIAGLLGAGTGSLIFALSVMGWMRYARVARGIALSVKTRGYVIQAQLAGMSPVAIARWHSLPSLMPSLIVVWTGMFARAILGISALGFLGFGVQPPTPEWGTMLLDARVHMRSMPLLMIWPGLAVVLSALLINLCGDVLRDELAKRQC; encoded by the coding sequence ATGCGTAGCGTTTTTGTCCTGGCCGGTGCTCTTGTTCTGCTGGCCCTCATCGGGCCAAGCCTGGCACCACAGGACCCAACGGCCATCGACATCCCCAATCGGCTTAGCGCGCCGTCAGCTGAATGGCCATTGGGCACGGGCGCCCTTGGCCGGGATGTTCTGTCCCGTCTCCTCTATGGTGCGCAATGGTCCTTGGGGTTGGCCTTTTTGGTATCCGTCATCGGCCTGACCATCGGTACAATTGCAGGACTGACAGCGGCAAACGGCGGCAAAGCGCTGGACTGGGGTATCATGCGGACGACGGACGCATTTCTTGCCCTTCCCGAATTGGTCGCCGCCGTTGTCATCGCGGGCCTCTTGGGCGCGGGCACGGGCAGCCTGATCTTCGCGCTCAGCGTCATGGGATGGATGCGCTATGCGCGCGTGGCTCGTGGCATCGCATTGTCCGTCAAGACGCGCGGTTACGTCATTCAAGCCCAACTGGCAGGGATGTCACCGGTTGCGATCGCACGTTGGCATTCTCTGCCCTCGTTGATGCCGTCGCTGATCGTGGTGTGGACAGGCATGTTCGCTCGCGCGATCCTTGGGATCTCGGCACTGGGGTTTCTTGGCTTTGGCGTACAGCCACCGACACCTGAATGGGGCACAATGTTGCTGGACGCTCGCGTGCATATGAGATCAATGCCCCTACTGATGATCTGGCCCGGACTTGCGGTTGTGCTCAGTGCGCTTTTGATCAATTTGTGCGGTGACGTTTTGCGTGACGAACTGGCCAAACGACAATGCTGA
- a CDS encoding CHAP domain-containing protein, with the protein MALLEVEQKHAKGQRVWCVPYARTLSGIEIRGNAKTWWAKARNTYERGSEPHVGSVMSFRGTRGMPLGHVAVVSEIVSDREIIVNHANWNRNRVSLKMGVKDVSKHNDWTLVRVESQPGRYGRFYPVNGFIYPNVDG; encoded by the coding sequence ATGGCCCTGCTTGAGGTCGAGCAAAAGCATGCCAAGGGGCAAAGGGTGTGGTGCGTACCTTACGCTCGAACCCTCAGCGGGATTGAAATTCGCGGCAATGCAAAAACCTGGTGGGCGAAGGCGCGCAACACCTATGAACGTGGGTCGGAACCCCATGTTGGTTCGGTGATGTCGTTTCGCGGAACCCGCGGGATGCCCTTGGGCCATGTGGCTGTCGTATCCGAAATTGTCTCGGACCGAGAGATTATCGTGAACCATGCCAACTGGAATCGCAACCGAGTGTCGTTGAAAATGGGCGTCAAAGACGTGTCCAAGCATAATGACTGGACATTGGTGCGAGTCGAAAGCCAACCGGGTCGGTACGGCAGGTTCTACCCGGTGAACGGTTTTATCTATCCAAACGTTGATGGCTAA